From a single Oreochromis niloticus isolate F11D_XX linkage group LG3, O_niloticus_UMD_NMBU, whole genome shotgun sequence genomic region:
- the LOC100712309 gene encoding solute carrier family 12 member 3-like, giving the protein MSVRRTTEIIHPQFKEELVRLSMGQFKSKTEGLAPGSLGQGQVSNGEEGPPRASEQGDSKMELRKTSLYSTIDMVPQMEHYAGTLPCEQAKSRPSLEALRKTFEERAGGNMTSDERISNMPDGENEESQGPSEESPVRFGWIYGVKIPCMMNIWGVTLFLQLTWITSQAGIVLTVIIILMSVTVTTATALSISAIATNGRVVSGGTYFMISRSLGPELGASIGLIFSFANALSVALNTVGFAQVVCDLMQSFNVHMVDYTNDMRIVGVITVTALLGISLAGMEWETKAQILFFLVLMVSFANYFVGTIIPHSVEKQGRGVFGYRSDIFIENLTPNWRGPTGSFFAQFSIFFPAVTGILYGANITGDLKDPSSAIPKGTLMAIFWTTLSYIMVAVTSGACVVRDASGNTSDIMTGNSTDGCVGLACKYGWNFTQCTESQSCQYGLANNVQVMAELSGFYYLITAGVFAASLSSALGYLVSAPKIFQCLCKDNIYPYIGVFAKGYGKNDEPLRAYLLTYFIAIAFILIAELNTISAIISNFFLCSFGLINISCFHAAITNSPGWRPSFPYYNKWIALYGAVVCVVLMFFFTWWTALITFGVIAVLFGYIIYKKPKINWGSSVQASSYNVALSYSMSLTGVEDHVKNFRPQCLVMTGPPNQRPALVDFVGAFTKNASLMICGDIMMEPDRQTQHQDATDQSVKWLNKRKACSFYTQFTANTLREGVRYLLQASGLGKLKPNTLVLGFKSNWRESSPESIGDYIHTIYDTFDSKFCLCILRMMDGLDVSDESDFKVNQGFEPDESVECDDHQLPESESADGISDNSHRDQIKTVFQTAQGKKTIDVYWIADDGGLTLLVPYLLTRRKRWHSCKIRVFIVENEQDIEERRNEMINLMKRFRIKVNDVIVMTDSEKSPQTKNMDRFLDSVAPFRLHDEQQEGVSVQELRQKDPWKISDKEFEALRLKSERKVRLNEIIRKNSQHTALVLVSLPVPHSDCPSALYMAWLDTLTCGLHCPVVLIRGNQENVLTFYLQ; this is encoded by the exons ATGTCAGTCAGGAGAACCAcagagataatccatccacaattcAAG GAGGAATTAGTGAGACTATCAATGGGGCAGTTCAAATCCAAGACTGAAGGGTTAGCCCCAGGCAGTCTGGGTCAAGGCCAGGTGTCAAATGGTGAAGAAGGACCTCCCAG AGCATCAGAACAGGGGGACTCAAAGATGGAGCTGCGGAAAACGTCCCTTTACAGCACCATAGACATGGTGCCACAGATGGAGCATTATGCTGGTACACTGCCATGCGAACAGGCAAAGAGCCGACCTTCTCTGGAGGCTCTACGGAAAACATTTGAG GAAAGGGCCGGAGGAAATATGACCTCCGACGAAAGAATTTCCAACATGCCGGATGGTGAAAATGAAGAATCTCAGGGTCCTTCAGAAGAATCTCCTGTTAGATTTGGCTGGATCTATGGAGTCAAG ATTCCTTGTATGATGAATATTTGGGGAGTCACCCTCTTTCTCCAACTGACATGGATCACCTCTCAGGCAGGAATTG TGCTGACCGTGATTATTATATTGATGTCTGTGACAGTGACCACAGCAACTGCGCTCTCAATCTCTGCCATCGCCACCAATGGAAGAGTGGTATCAG GTGGGACATACTTCATGATCTCTCGCAGTCTGGGTCCTGAACTAGGAGCATCAATTGGGTTGATCTTTTCCTTTGCCAATGCTTTGTCTGTTGCACTCAACACTGTTGGTTTTGCACAGGTCGTATGTGATCTAATGCAG AGCTTCAATGTCCACATGGTTGATTATACTAATGACATGCGTATAGTGGGTGTGATCACAGTGACCGCTCTTTTGGGCATTTCATTAGCTGGAATGGAATGGGAGACCAAG GCACAGATTTTGTTCTTCTTAGTTCTCATGGTATCCTTTGCCAACTACTTTGTGGGAACAATTATACCTCACAGCGTGGAAAAACAAGGACGGGGAGTCTTTGGATATCGCA GTGACATATTTATAGAAAACCTGACACCAAACTGGAGAGGTCCTACTGGCAGTTTTTTCGCTCAGTTTTCAATTTTCTTCCCTGCTGTCACCGGGATCCTGTATGGAGCCAACATCACTGGAGATCTCAAA GACCCTTCTTCTGCTATCCCCAAAGGTACTCTCATGGCCATTTTTTGGACTACTCTCAGCTACATTATGGTTGCTGTTACTTCTG GTGCATGTGTAGTGCGGGATGCTTCTGGAAATACAAGTGACATAATGACAGGAAACAGCACTGATGGCTGTGTGGGACTGGCATGTAAATATGGCTGGAACTTCACACAGTGCACTGAGTCACAGTCTTGTCAATATGGTCTGGCAAACAATGTACAG GTTATGGCCGAGCTTTCTGGTTTCTACTACCTCATCACTGCTGGTGTTTTTGCAGCCAGCTTGTCTTCTGCTCTCGGATATCTTGTTTCTGCCCCTAAGATTTTTCAG TGTCTGTGCAAAGACAATATATACCCTTACATTGGAGTCTTTGCAAAGGGTTATGGCAAAAACGATGAACCACTCAGGGCCTATCTACTCACCTACTTCATTGCTATTGCCTTCATTCTAATTG CTGAGCTAAATACTATTTCAGCCATTATCTCCAACTTCTTCCTATGTTCCTTTGGTCTTATCAACATAAGCTGCTTTCATGCTGCAATCACCAACTCCCCTG GATGGAGGCCATCATTCCCTTACTATAACAAATGGATAGCTTTGTATGGAGCAGTGGTATGTGTAGTACTGATGTTCTTTTTTACCTGGTGGACTGCTTTAATCACCTTTGGTGTCATCGCCGTCCTGTTTGGTTACATTATCTACAAGAAACCAA aaataaactgGGGCTCTTCAGTACAGGCAAGTTCATACAACGTGGCTTTGTCATACTCTATGTCTCTTACTGGAGTGGAGGACCATGTCAAGAATTTTAG ACCACAGTGCCTTGTCATGACTGGACCCCCAAATCAGCGACCTGCACTGGTGGATTTTGTTGGTGCCTTTACTAAGAATGCAAGCCTTATGATCTGTGGAGACATTATGATG GAACCAGACAGGCAGACCCAGCATCAGGATGCTACAGATCAGTCGGTTAAATGGCTGAACAAGAGGAAGGCATGCTCATTTTATACTCAGTTTACTGCTAACACCCTCAGAGAAGGAGTTCGATACTTGCTGCAG GCTTCTGGTCTTGGCAAGTTGAAGCCCAACACACTGGTCCTTGGTTTCAAGTCAAATTGGAGGGAAAGTTCTCCTGAAAGCATTGGAGATTATATCCACACAATATA CGATACATTTGACTCCAAATTCTGTTTGTGTATCCTGAGGATGATGGATGGGCTGGACGTCTCTGATGAGTCTGATTTTAAAG tGAACCAGGGATTTGAGCCTGATGAGTCAGTTGAATGTGATGACCATCAGCTTCCTGAGAGTGAGTCAG CTGATGGCATTTCTGATAACAGCCACAGGGATCAAATCAAGACAGTGTTTCAGACTGCCCAAGGAAAGAAGACCATTGATGTCTACTGGATAGCTGACGATGGAG GACTGACTTTACTGGTGCCCTACCTGCTCACCAGGAGAAAACGCTGGCACAGCTGTAAGATCAGGGTTTTTATTGTGGAAAACGAACAAGACATAGAGGAACGCCGTAATGA aATGATCAACCTGATGAAGAGATTTCGTATCAAAGTTAATGATGTTATTGTCATGACAGACAGCGAGAAGAGTCCTCAAACGAAAAA TATGGATAGGTTTTTGGACAGTGTCGCCCCCTTTAGACTACACGATGAACAACAGGAAGGTGTTTCTGTTCAGGAGCTAAGACAGAAAGACCCATGGAAAATATCAGACAAAGAGTTTGAGGCCTTGAGACTTAAG tctgagAGAAAAGTAAGACTGAATGAAATCATCCGGAAGAATTCACAACATACCGCTCTTGTGCTTGT GAGTCTCCCTGTGCCACACAGCGACTGCCCCAGTGCTCTGTACATGGCTTGGCTGGACACACTGACCTGTGGCCTTCACTGCCCTGTAGTGCTCATACGAGGAAACCAGGAGAATGTCCTCACTTTCTACCTCCAGTAA